A single genomic interval of uncultured Sphaerochaeta sp. harbors:
- a CDS encoding alpha/beta hydrolase family protein, with protein MALLDISLFSDTLQLDVSLTVIYPQRCDRSPDIPGGPYKVLYLLHGIKQNEQSYVRNSAIERYVRNLPLVVVMPSVGRSFYTDQERGYPYFTFLSEELPRFLSSVFTVSTKREDTFIAGLSMGGYGAFKAALTRPDLYSRAASMSGALDLVALANTLGDSVKIFPHEWENTFGSYEVKDSEHDLMALSRKELSPKPSFYVTCGDEDALLQDNLRFVETLQETHDVIYDQHPGGHTWKFWDKALKRVLRWLPL; from the coding sequence ATGGCATTACTCGATATCTCCCTTTTTTCTGATACCCTCCAGCTGGATGTTTCTCTCACGGTCATCTATCCCCAGCGATGTGACCGCTCACCTGATATTCCTGGCGGTCCCTATAAAGTGCTCTACCTGCTGCATGGGATAAAGCAGAATGAACAGAGTTATGTGCGAAATTCGGCAATTGAACGGTATGTGAGAAATCTTCCCTTGGTGGTTGTGATGCCATCGGTTGGAAGAAGCTTCTACACCGACCAGGAACGTGGCTACCCCTATTTTACCTTCCTGAGTGAAGAACTTCCTCGGTTCCTCTCCTCTGTTTTTACCGTCAGTACCAAACGCGAGGATACCTTTATCGCAGGACTGTCGATGGGAGGATATGGGGCATTCAAGGCCGCTCTCACGCGTCCCGACCTATACAGCAGGGCTGCAAGCATGAGCGGTGCCTTGGACCTGGTGGCGCTGGCCAATACGCTTGGGGACTCAGTAAAGATTTTCCCACATGAGTGGGAGAATACCTTTGGCTCCTATGAAGTTAAAGACAGTGAACATGACCTGATGGCATTGTCTCGAAAGGAACTCTCTCCCAAGCCGTCATTCTATGTGACCTGTGGTGATGAGGATGCCCTGTTGCAGGATAACCTGCGATTTGTTGAGACATTGCAAGAGACCCATGACGTTATCTATGACCAGCACCCGGGAGGGCATACCTGGAAGTTCTGGGACAAGGCACTGAAACGTGTGCTGAGGTGGCTGCCTCTCTGA